In a genomic window of Scyliorhinus torazame isolate Kashiwa2021f chromosome 5, sScyTor2.1, whole genome shotgun sequence:
- the LOC140420233 gene encoding LOW QUALITY PROTEIN: uncharacterized protein (The sequence of the model RefSeq protein was modified relative to this genomic sequence to represent the inferred CDS: inserted 1 base in 1 codon), giving the protein MEKRWKCGDCGKGFRVPSALEIHRRIHTGERPFTCSQCEKGFTQYSDLQTHQRVHTGEKPFTCAQCDKGFSQLSSLRTHQRVHTGERPFTCSQCGEGFIQLISLQIHERVHTGEWPFTCSQCGKGFISSSNLQIHQQVHTGERPFTCSQCGNGFISSSNLQIHQRVHTGEKSFTCSPCGKGFTQLISLQIHQRVHTGERSFTCSQCGKGFTRLDNLQTHQRVHTGERPFTCSQCGKRFTRLSHLQTHQRVHTGEKPFTCSQCRKTFTHMSSLQTHQQVHTGERPFTCSQCGNRFTLLSNLXAHRRVHTGEKPFTCSQCGKGFTRLSNIQRHQRVHTGERPFTCSPCGKGFTQLSHLQAHQRVHTGESLFTCSECGKGFSDSSQLLRHKQGHK; this is encoded by the exons atggagaaacgatggaaatgtggggactgtgggaagggattcagagtcccatctgcgctggagattcatcgacgcattcacactggggagaggccattcacctgctctcagtgtgagaagggattcactcagtattctgacctgcagacacaccagcgagttcacaccggggagaagccgttcacctgcgctcagtgtgataaaggattcagtcagttatccagtctgcggacacaccagcgagttcacactggagagaggccattcacctgctctcagtgtggggagggattcattcagttgatcagcctgcagatacacgAGCGAGTTCATACCGGCgagtggccgttcacctgctctcagtgtgggaagggattcatttcctcatccaacctgcagatacaccagcaagttcacactggggagaggccgtttacctgctctcagtgtgggaatggattcatttcctcatccaacctgcagatacaccagcgagttcacactggggagaagtcgtttacctgctctccgtgtgggaagggattcactcagttgatcagcctgcagatacaccagcgagttcacactggggagagatcattcacctgctctcagtgtgggaagggattcactcggttagacaacctgcagacacaccagcgagttcacactggggagaggccgttcacctgctcccagtgtgggaagagattcactcggttatcccacctgcagacacaccagcgcgttcacactggggagaagccattcacctgctctcagtgtaggaagacattcactcatatgtccagcctgcagacacaccagcaagttcacactggggagagaccattcacctgttctcagtgtgggaatagattcactttgttatccaacc cggcacaccgtcgcgttcacactggggagaaaccattcacctgctctcagtgtgggaagggattcactcggttatccaacatacagagacaccagcgagttcacactggggagaggccattcacctgctctccatgtgggaagggattcactcagttatcccatctgcaggcacatcagcgagttcacactggggagagtttgttcacctgctctgaatgtgggaagggattcagtgattcatcgcagctgctgagacacaaacaaggtcacaagtga